The following are encoded in a window of Syngnathoides biaculeatus isolate LvHL_M chromosome 3, ASM1980259v1, whole genome shotgun sequence genomic DNA:
- the chst1 gene encoding carbohydrate sulfotransferase 1, translating to MQCSWKAVILLALASIAIQYTAIRTLTSKPFQLCTLPSTQNCGLGDQETDPPLERGAGGCDDYPFFYVNASRKTHILVLATTRSGSSFVGQLLNQHQEVFYLFEPLYHVQTTLMPRLSHSHNTADRRVMLGASRDLLRSLYGCDLYFLESYIKPTPTNHTTDKLFRRGASRALCQQPVCDAYGPADVNVEEGDCVKKCALLNLTLATEACREKQHVAIKTVRVPEIGDLRALLEDPRLNIKVIQLVRDPRGILSSRIETFRDTYRLWRIWRATGRKPYNLDLSQLTVVCEDYRSSVSTGLSHPYWLKGKYMLVRYEDLAKNPLAKTKEIYDYLGLPLDKNVEDWILANTHGSNEPSAKHKFGTLRDSAANAESWRLKLSYDMVEYTQTMCQKVLQQLGYKAVRSVEQLKNMSISLVQDKSFVPFL from the coding sequence ATGCAATGTTCCTGGAAGGCAGTGATCCTTCTGGCTTTGGCCTCCATCGCCATCCAGTACACAGCCATCCGTACACTCACCTCCAAGCCTTTCCAGTTGTGCACATTGCCCAGCACACAGAATTGCGGTCTGGGGGATCAGGAGACGGATCCTCCTCTTGAACGTGGGGCAGGAGGCTGCGATGATTACCCCTTCTTTTACGTTAATGCAAGCCGCAAAACCCACATCTTGGTCTTGGCCACCACTCGTAGCGGCTCATCTTTTGTTGGCCAACTTCTCAACCAGCACCAAGAGGTTTTTTACCTGTTTGAACCTCTTTATCATGTCCAGACCACATTGATGCCCCGTTTGTCCCACAGCCACAATACAGCAGACCGCCGTGTGATGCTGGGGGCTAGCCGAGACCTATTAAGAAGTCTATATGGTTGCGACCTATATTTCCTTGAGAGCTACATCAAACCAACACCAACAAACCACACCACAGACAAACTTTTCCGCCGTGGTGCAAGCCGGGCGTTGTGCCAGCAACCTGTATGTGATGCCTATGGCCCAGCAGATGTTAATGTAGAAGAGGGGGACTGTGTAAAGAAATGCGCACTTCTTAACTTGACCTTGGCAACCGAAGCCTGTCGAGAGAAACAACATGTGGCCATCAAGACTGTCCGTGTCCCAGAGATTGGGGACTTGCGCGCCTTGTTGGAGGACCCCAGACTGAATATCAAAGTGATCCAACTTGTCAGAGACCCTCGTGGTATCCTGTCATCCCGGATTGAGACATTCAGGGATACATACCGGCTGTGGCGTATATGGAGGGCCACAGGGCGAAAGCCCTACAACCTTGACTTGAGTCAACTCACTGTTGTCTGTGAAGACTACCGAAGCTCTGTTTCTACTGGTCTCAGCCATCCCTACTGGTTGAAAGGGAAATATATGTTGGTTCGCTACGAAGATTTGGCGAAAAATCCACTCGCCAAGACGAAGGAGATCTATGACTATCTGGGGCTCCCCTTGGATAAAAATGTGGAAGACTGGATACTGGCAAACACTCATGGCAGCAATGAGCCATCAGCCAAACACAAATTTGGTACATTGAGAGACTCCGCGGCTAATGCAGAGAGTTGGCGCTTGAAACTGTCTTATGACATGGTAGAATACACCCAAACCATGTGTCAAAAGGTTCTCCAACAATTGGGATACAAGGCTGTGAGGTCGGTCGAGCAACTGAAAAACATGTCTATCTCTCTGGTGCAAGACAAAAGCTTTGTACCCTTTTTGTAA